In Quercus lobata isolate SW786 chromosome 12, ValleyOak3.0 Primary Assembly, whole genome shotgun sequence, a genomic segment contains:
- the LOC115971152 gene encoding serine/threonine-protein phosphatase BSL1 isoform X3, with amino-acid sequence MTNDKFKWHRVVVQGQGPGPRYGHVMDLVAQRYLVTVSGNDGKRVLSDAWALDTAQKPYVWQRLSPEGDRPSARMYATASARSDGMFLLCGGRDSSGAPLADAYGLLMHRNGQWEWTLAPGVSPSPRYQQAAVFVNARLHVTGGALRGGRAIEGEAAIAVLDTAAGVWLDRNGLVTSSSRTSKGLTEFDPTLELMRRCRHAAASVGGRIYIYGGLKGDILLDDFLVAENSQFQSDINSPVITSERASPISSPKFNQPNVNPYVTTPTLDGGLDIPSSGSMSSMDKNSLEKLREASAAEAEAATAVWQAVQAASAAPPEETSVSDDNSQAAETTSDGSDTEADVRLHPRAVVVAKEAVGNLGGMVRQLSLDQFENESRRMIPLNNDLSYPTKKFTRQKSPQGLHKKIISSLLRPRNWKPPANRRFFLDSYEVGELCYAAEQIFMHEPTVLQLKAPVKVFGDLHGQFGDLMRLFDEYGFPSTAGDITYIDYLFLGDYVDRGQHSLETITLLLALKIEYPENVHLIRGNHEAADINALFGFRLECIERMGENDGIWAWTRFNQLFNYLPLAALIEKKIICMHGGIGRSINSVEQIEKLERPITMDAGSIILMDLLWSDPTENDSVEGLRPNARGPGLVTFGPDRVTDFCKRNKLQLIIRAHECVMDGFERFAQGQLITLFSATNYCGTANNAGAILVVGRGLVVVPKLIHPLPPPLQSPETSPERVQEDTWMQELNIQRPPTPTRGRPQPDLDRSSLAYI; translated from the exons AGTAGTGGTACAAGGACAAGGACCTGGGCCTCGCTATGGCCATGTAATGGACTTGGTTGCTCAAAGATATCTTGTCACTGTTAGTGGCAATGATG GCAAAAGAGTTCTATCTGATGCTTGGGCTTTGGATACTGCTCAGAAACCATATGTATGGCAGAGGCTAAGCCCAGAAGGTGACAGGCCTTCTGCAAGAAT GTATGCAACAGCAAGTGCCCGTTCAGATGGCATGTTTTTGCTGTGTGGTGGAAGAGACTCTTCTGGCGCG CCACTTGCTGATGCTTATGGGCTGCTCATGCATAGGAATGGTCAGTGGGAATGGACTCTTGCACCAGGAGTATCCCCTTCACCAAGGTATCAACAAGCTGCG GTTTTTGTTAATGCACGATTGCATGTTACTGGAGGTGCCCTTAGAGGAGGACGTGCAATTGAAGGTGAAGCAGCTATTGCAG tattGGACACTGCTGCTGGAGTTTGGTTAGATAGAAATGGTTTGGTCACCTCCTCTTCACGCACAAGCAAGGGCCTCACTGAATTTGATCCTACTTTGGAGCTTATGCGTCGTTGCCGCCATGCAGCTGCATCTGTTGGTGGtcgtatatatatttatggtgGTCTCAAGGGAG ATATTCTTTTGGATGATTTTCTGGTTGCAGAAAATTCTCAATTCCAGTCTGACATCAATTCTCCCGTAATAACATCCGAGAGAGCCTCACCAATATCAAGCCCCAAATTTAATCAACCTAACGTAAACCCTTATGTGACTACACCAACTTTGGATGGTGGACTAGATATTCCTTCTTCTGGTAGCATGAG CAGCATGGACAAAAATTCTTTGGAGAAATTGAGGGAAGCTTCTGCTGCTGAAGCTGAGGCAGCTACCGCTGTCTGGCAAGCAGTGCAGGCTGCTTCTGCTGCTCCTCCTGAAGAGACATCTGTATCAGATGATAACTCCCAAGCTGCAGAAACAACTTCAGATGGTAGTGATACAGAGGCAGATGTTCGTCTTCATCCAAGAGCT GTTGTGGTTGCGAAAGAGGCTGTGGGTAACCTGGGTGGGATGGTAAGGCAATTATCTTTGGATCAATTTGAGAATGAGAGCAGACGGATGATTCCATTGAACAATGATTTATCCTATCCTACTAAAAAATTCACCAGGCAGAAGTCTCCTCAGGGCTTACATAAGAAG ATCATTTCTTCATTGCTCAGACCTCGGAATTGGAAACCTCCTGCCAATAGGAGATTTTTCCTGGATTCATATGAAGTGGGTGAGCTCTGTTATGCTGCTGAACAGATCTTTATGCATGAGCCAACAGTCCTTCAACTGAAAGCACCTGTTAAAGTATTTGGTGATCTCCATGGACAATTTGGTGATTTAATGCGGCTTTTTGATGAATATGGATTTCCTTCCACTGCAGGAGATATAAC GTATATTGACTACCTGTTTTTGGGTGATTATGTTGATCGAGGACAGCATAGCTTGGAGACCATAACCTTGCTGCTTGCTCTTAAG ATTGAGTATCCTGAGAACGTTCACTTAATACGTGGAAATCATGAGGCTGCTGACATAAATGCTCTCTTTGGTTTTCGCCTTGAATGCATTGAAAGAATG GGAGAGAATGATGGAATATGGGCATGGACACGATTTAATCAACTATTCAACTATCTTCCACTTGCTGCACTTATTGAGAAGAAAATCATCTGTATGCATGGTGGCATAGGGAGGTCTATAAATTCAGTAGAACAGATAGAGAAGCTCGAAAGGCCTATAACAATGGATGCTGGATCTATAATTTTGATGGATCTTCTATG GTCTGATCCTACAGAGAATGATAGCGTGGAGGGTTTGAGACCGAATGCTAGAGGGCCTGGTCTTGTCACTTTTGGG CCTGATCGTGTCACAGATTTCTGTAAGAGAAACAAATTACAGCTAATTATAAGGGCCCACGAATGTGTCATGGATGGGTTTGAACGGTTTGCTCAGGGACAGTTGATAACTCTTTTTTCTGCAACTAACTATTGTG GGACGGCAAACAATGCTGGAGCTATACTGGTAGTTGGCAGGGGGTTGGTTGTGGTTCCAAAATTAATTCATCCCTTGCCACCGCCCCTTCAGTCACCAGAGACATCTCCTGAACGTGTACAAGAGGACACATGGATGCAG GAACTTAACATTCAAAGACCACCAACTCCTACTCGTGGTCGACCACAGCCTGACCTTGACCGGAGCTCACTTGCATACATATAA